TAAGTTTGAATGTGAAATTGTTGGTAACACTTGACAATGACATTAAAAGGGTCTATGTTTAAACTAGAGTTATAACTGGGCTTGGCAAAGGTTATACCTTCCAGGCTATAGAATACCGGATGTGATAATGTAATAACGCTTGtgtagtttttatttaaattgtatAAATTATCGGTTATTGCAGTCTAGCCTAAACAAGTGCAGTCTAGAATGGTTGAAAATATAGGCTAGGGCGCTACGCAGATAGGTGGTCATTCCACGCTTTtcgataaacagcaaattttgtcatgtaacgaATTCGATAAAAAGTGGTATTGATATCTCGGAAATAACGAATCGTCAACAAGAACAGTTTGTTATATAATGTCCAAATTTGTTACATATTTATCCGGTATTTCATGGCATGATTTGCCTATATCTCGAGTACGCAGACCCGCAAACTCAGGTGCGCAAGGCTAGCCAATTGTGCACTTACTCACTCTTTCTCCAGTGCATAGCTAGACTAACATTTATAAGAAGAGATTTATCtaacacaatatcaaaaaTGCCTTTGGCCTGGTTAGGTTTTCTATCGAATTTGGATTCTTATCGAATTTTAGCCAATCATTATAGGCCTATGGGTAAATGTATATATGTTAGCTTTTTCAGGGAATATAGGGGATTTTAGCAGTGATTTCGGTACAAATTGAAATCGGTATGCTTTTTGGATTAGTGGTTTTATCACAAgattttttctcttttattCTCCTCCCTTCTCTCGTTATTTTATTTCCTTCTTTCTCTTCACGCGCcctatatttctttgttttcactgATGGcagatgttttgttttaatgccATACGGTCCCTTTGGACATAAATACTGTAAAACAATGGACTTATACTGAGATTtacttatgttatttagaCCAGACATCTACGTACGTATTACTCTGATTtcataacaatatttttgacTATACCATACTTTTAAGATTAACATTtagtaacaaaataataatactgGTACGGTCCTCTCCTCTTATTGAACCGACACCTACACTGGTACGGAAtcacaatattttttcttatattttgtttCCTGTTTTCAGTTTAGTCACACGTAACTGTATGTTAAGATAACTTATaaccataaaaaaatttataatgtAACAGTAGTTAGCATGGTTGACAGAGCAGAGAGTCGTATAGGAACTGCGGATTCTTCTCAACCTCCAAGTCCCATTCCACCATGGCAACAGAAAAATTCCCTGCGAGCAAAACAACTGTGGGATCTTTTAAGGTGCAATTAAATTTTGGTGTTCTATGCTTTTATTCATATACTTGCACTATGattgtataaatttatttgtttggtAATTACAAACATTAACTTCATTGTTTGCGACTGGCATGTCTACTGGGCTTAAATCCTATGGAAGTTATGTATGTATTATATTTTACTATTCTTCATTTTTCATGTAGGCAGGGGTTAAATATCGGGTCTATATTCTGTATAAtacatttcaacattttcataTTACAGTAACATAACTTAGTTAAATTACCCTTCTTATTGGTATATTCTTCTCTACTGTAGGAGGTCAGTTAAGTTATCAACCGATCTTGTAAAAAAAGCTGATGTCCTTCCTTCAACTGTAAGCCATGGTGTTCACCACATTCGGAAGATAAATCATGATGAAGAAATTCTTGACATTGCGTATAATCCTACTTCTGAGGTGTGTATACGTGGTATCTTCTGCAAGTGTGCTAATAGATAGTGGTCACCGGGGTGATATGTGTCATCCATTACAAGTTACAACCATCCATATACCCATACACTCATTGCATCTAACTCATTGTTAGTTGTCCTAAAGCAAAGGTCACTGAAAAAAGAATGCAAAAAGATGGATGCGGGTGCTATTATACCATTTAGAAAATTGTTAAGTAAACAATGGGTGCAATGTGCAAGATATACACGAGTGTTGGCTGGacttcaatatattttgtattttcaagtAATGATGAGTATATATACTAAATGAACAAAGTATGGCAGTTATATaagaaaaagttattaaattaaatacataatAATGGGTTGCACGGAATTACCTTACCAAATCAAACCTTTTATCAAATGCTGGGTTTTTCAACTAGGTTTTTACTGATCTCCGTAATCTGTAAAATATTCAGTGAAGTTTGATTACTTTTAAGCCGTAGAAACTGTTAGaacatgatattttattgtCTGCATACGAAAAGCTAGCATTGCTTAAAAGTTTTGCctttaaattttgattaagttttatttagttGTTGTTGTAACTTGTATTTAAGGGCTCTCAATTGCTGTGTCGTAGTGATtttatataattaaaattgaaaagctATTTCACTGTAGTGGGTTGATATGTACAACAATTCAGGAATTCATCACAGTTGACCAGCAATTCATTCGTATTTTTTTTGATGATGGTCGTCGTAAAGATATTATAGACCTCGGAGAATCCATACGTCGCCTGATTTTGTGCACGCAGTCCAATCAATATGTTACACTGACATCTTTAAACGAAATGAAGGTGAAAGCTTGATTttagattttgctttttcttaataaaaacattttgtgggATTTTGTGTTCAAAAATGTATTAGATAATTATGTTAAAGTGATACTTTTGGAATATTGTTAAACATACTTATATAGTTTTTATTGATTACTTACTATTCTACCTTTTTGGTGTTAATTCAGGAGAATTTATGATATTAATGTCGATTTATTCTAGCTTTTCAGTAGTGAATTTGAATTGCTGTCAGCTGCTAAAGCCCAATATAAAATTAACTGGTAAGTTAAACAAATGCTTGAGACTTTATTTAACTATGGCTATTATTGGAAATGACATAAAAGTTAACTGCATAGTGATATCAAACCAGTCCTCAATTcaggttaattaattataccGTAGTTGGTTTtccgtttaaattgatttagaATGACTATGATGGTTATTGTTATGTCCACAGTTTGATGTACAATGAAAGCACGAATGAAGTTGTCACAGCAGGTCCAGGAAATGTTGTGGTATGTGTCAGATATTTTCTGGATTGATATATTTGAAACTTTTCTCTTATTATGTCAtttataagtttataaattttcattCGTAAGATACCATAAGACACACTGCAACTTCTGCATGATATTTTTAGGAAAATGTTTACATATCATCACGACATTTTTTATGCTGGAAAAGTGCATTTATGTACTGAGTACCTGTACAATCAAGTGTGATATTTTGCCAATTTAACGCTTATCGTTTTTACAGACATGGTGTTTTCGATATGGCAATCGGTATTTAATTCCTCATCGTGTAATTACTGAAGGACTGACCTGCAAGGACACATTTGACAAAATAACTTTGGAAAATACACAGAGTAATTCTCAGAGATGTTACGCTGTTTGTGGCACTGGTGTTGCTGTAAGTTCTTGTTAGCTTGTCTCCTACTGCGATTGTTGGTTGTCTAAGTTTACAAGAGTATGTTAAGaatgttttagtttatctAACTCTAACTTTGTTGTACTGCATAAAGTTATTATCTGATTTTGTTGCTTACCAGGTATTCAACTTATTCCACGCTTCTTTGCTGATTTACAAAAAGGACTTGCATGTCAGAAATATTACAAGGTCAGTAGTCTAGCTTTGGAATCTCTTGCTGTAGCACTTAGTAATGCTGTAATGTTTGTTAGTGATTGGTACCATACTTCGATTGTGTTTCGTTTTGGTGTTATGTCTGTGAATATGTTTGTAATGTTTATCAGTagttttaacttaattttGCATGCTTGGCCTTTTGGTATTGCTTGATATGGAATGAAATATATATTCTGCATTGGAAAAAGTCTTTGTATGACTTAAAATTGGCGAAAATTCTTCAACACGTCCTCAAGTCTGTGTTATCATTTTGGTTTTTGTGTGTATTGTCTCGTAGACTCATTTTTTGTGGTCTGAATCCAGCTTTGTGTTGTTGATTGAGATCACTGCATAAAATGAGCATTCAGCAAGCCGTCGTTAATGATTTGCCCATTACAACTATAGCATAAAATTCATTATCATGACAGTCGAACTTGGTTTGCATATTCACGAGTTCAGTCAATACACTGTAACCAATGCACAGCCTAGTTGAAACTGTGTATTTGctgtaaattttataaatattggTTTTCAAGTTGTgaagttaaaacaatttcagaTGTTTTAGTGACATAAACAGAATTCTTATGACTAACGGGAACTTTTAGGAAAAGTTTTGTCATTGCAGCATTCTCTTTTTCAATCCGCTCAAGTATATAGTGACTGGGTCACGCGATGGTTCAATTAAACTGTGGGACGAGGATTTTCACATTCAACTGGTTTTTGTTGGACATCATGGCCCAGTCAGTTCTCTTCAACTTTACCCACAAGtaagttaaattaattattgttcatGCTTTCCCAATCCCAATTGAAAATACATAGTgcattgataaaataaatattattagagtaatgtgtaaaataatatacaatataacaataatatataaaatatatacaatataattttatacaatattGGTTGgtcgcttttgtaaaaaaatttcctaATTAAAAAGTATTATTTATAAACAGCTGATTCATAAACTGTTACAGGGTTTGTAATCTTGTTTTCTAGGGCCCATACATTATGTCTACATCACATGATGCTAGCATCAGGGTCTGGAGCTTGGAAACTAGAGATGAAGTTGATctgtaagtttttattttgtttgaaagaaaaactaaGAGTAGTTTAGATTTATGAAGGTCATATTTCGGGCTATCATCTACagcagtgattcccaaccgcgtctccaagctagccttcttgcggctctcattgacccctgaaaatcccacaaaaatatgaaaaatctatttataataattagggccATTACACCATGTAACACAAAATTTGTCCATGGgttaaaactattattttCTGATTTAGTATGGtctaaatcaataaaaatgagcattcaaaaagttcaaactttGGTTCTGACTTTATGAGATTAATTTATTGGAATTTTTTGActagttttgcttttttaatgcCTTTGCTCCCactatatttttttgaatcaaTAGAATGGAGTTAAATCTAATtttagttgttgttgttggctttgtcataatgaaataataacgGAAAATGTTGTTTCCAGAAtctatttctaaaaaattacataaagaagaaaaacacaTGTATGCAAGGCGATTTTGCTACACAAACACGAGACAAAAGCCTTAAGGCCTGGTGCTAAAGGTATTTATTCAAAACTGTTACAGAGCAAACCTACGCTGTCAATTAAAGCACTCAAAACTTATAACTTAatcacaaagaaacattttttcgaGATTGGCGACGATATGTGAGTTCACTTTCACGTAAAAGGTTCCATATATAGTCCCCCATCATATTTTCGTTGTACTGTCCTTGATAGCGTTCCTCAAAATACCTGATATCTTGATGAAATCTTTCACCTTGTTCTTCTGAGTAGTCCCCCATGTTATCCTTAAATTCATCAAGATGAGCATGTAGTACGTGTAGTTTCAGCGACATCTTGCATCCCATCTTCCAATACGCATCCACAAGTTCATCGACAAGTTCCCTGTAATTCTCTGCCTTGCGATTGCCCAGGAACCCGTTAACTACAGAAACGAAAGAAGTCCAAGCTCTCCGTTCAACCTCAGACAGCATCTCTGGAAAATTGATGGAATTTATCAGTCGCTTCACTTCATCTTCTTCATCCAGTAAGTCCCATTGCTTTAGTCTGGAAATGAGTAGCTCAGCATTCGACTTTGTCAATGACAGTTCCCTGACAAGATCGTTCATGTCTTCTTGGTTGGGGTAGTAGGGACACCTTTCACCGCCAACTCGGTGTTGAAGATAAGCAACTGATGCATCCGTTTCTGAATCTGTAGAGAGTGCATCTGCTACGAAATGTTCATCTCTCAAGGGTGGTTGTGGCACAGGCATGTCAGTCGTGTTATGGGGTACAGGTGCAATAGATGATGGAATGTCAGGGTAATTGATGGAAGGTGCATTCTTTCCCTTCCGTTGTTTGCTTGGATCCACCATACAGAAGTAACAATCTGTGAGATGGTTTGTGGGCTCACGCCAGACACGGGGGATAGCAAAACGCATTGCCCTCTCCCCTAAACCAACCTTCTAGAGTACGACGGCAGTATTCGCATATGACGTGTGGTGCCCAATGTTTATCTTGGTCACCGACTGGCATGCGAAAGTATGCATGATAGGCTTCTTTCGCACGCCTGCAACTCTCCAGACAgtgctttttttgcaaagaactCACCACACACATAGCAGAAGGAATCTGCTGAGTACTTGCAACCACGGCGAGCCATACCACACTTTTAATAATGGCGatagaattaaaaaatctgTAAAGATTCAACAACCGAAGTTATGGTGGTATAACTaagatttttcatgttttttcggCATAAGCAAACAGAATATAGCAATTATTTCCCAAggacaaagaattttttttttgttacatagtgttattttttgacttgtcaaaaaaagtcaaaaattggtcaaaattggtcaaaatttgtgttatttttcttgttagtgttgctatttgTTGGTACATGATTTTATGCTTTAAAAAtttcgttataattacttgagtattttcatgcggctccatacgtactctgaagtttgaaattcggccccgacaccaaaaaaggttgggaaccactcaTCTACAGTCTTATACTTTAACTCGGAAGTTATTATATTATACTGGTATTTGATGTTTTAGCTCTTCGTATAATTTGGTGAAAAATTATGTGCAGGATCAAAATGGATGACCCTGTGCTGGGCTTAGGAACAATCCCTCATAACTGTCTACTATTTTCTTATTCAACGTACACTGTAGACCTATGGACCATCACGCATGTACACCAGATTTTTACCACAATTGGGTTGGTCTCTGTTTGTTATTGCTCCAAACCAAGGATATGTTTACTCATTTAAGTTTCTCCATTTTATCTAGTTAAGTTTCTTTTTGTGACATTCAGAGTAAGGTTTAAATTCATCTGAACATTGCATTATATGCTGATTCTTCATATATCACTCATGCTTGCTCTTTAGCCCATTCATTTACATCaacgtggtccaacttcttttcatcacGGGCcaaaatctgaaatttttttatcttgcgggccaatgtttttaaattagaactgaagaacaatgtgacattgatattagaactgaaaaaagttctcttttttattaaaactgaaattagaatagttcaaaatttagctgataaaatttaaatgctgatcaatgtgacatctgcggtcgaggttcttcctcgacaatagcgactatcaaagctgactatcagttcgcgggccaaaaaatcggtgctcgcaGGCCAActtttggcccgcgggcctgcagttggaccacgctgatttACATATAACCTTAGAATTTTTGGGGCCAAAATTTTGCTGGTGGGTTAGTTGATGATTATGGTTTGAAATGTAATCCATTTCTATGTtttatatcaattatatttctaaaatttattatCCTCAGATCACGTGTCCAGAAACTGAAAATGTCATCCTATTACAAggtgtttaaaatatttagaaCATAGGAAACTTGATATTTGGATTGGTTGGTGTGGAGTATTTTATATGATGCTACAATTATACAATGTGTGTTtaagcaaacattttgcatcttGTGTCATTGTCATATATGTCTCAACAGCATATTAGTTTGAGATTTAAATGCTTATTCTACAGCTCGTTGATCGTGTCGTGTGTCAAAGTGAAGATGGCACCATTCGCCTCATATCACCGGTAGATGGCACCGTAATAACGACCGTTTTACCCTCTTCTGCCAAATTAGCAATTCCTTCCATTGAATCCTCCGCGAGCAGAAGTACTTCAACTGGATCAAGCAAACGACATAAGCATGAAGAAGTTTCTCTAATCGATGCTGTTTACTGCTTACCATTTGAAACAGTGTTTGCAGCATTCTCGAACGGGAATGTTGTCAGAGCAAGCACCATTGTTAACCCAGCACAGATAAGATCAGTTTGGAAATTCGAGAAGGGTATGTAATATAAATAGCAAAACAATTATCTAAATTCATCGAAATGTTTTTCAAGCTATCTTTTtgtcttttgtttttgtgctttGATCTTAAGTGCAGAAGCACTGCATGTTGTAAAGCTGAAGATTTTCTATTTAACATAATGATTGTTATGTTCTAGGTGAAAAACCGAATTGTTTGTGTTTGTATGAATATATCCTAAACACGCCCGACTTACAGAAGACATGGGAAGACGTGAAAGCAGGTGTTAATGTCAGGaagaaaaaaggaaacaaaccAGAGTAAATACAAAGTTTTCCTGGCAATTTACGGATGCTTTTCGagtcataaatattttacctTTTTGGTTATATGATACATTTTGAGATTTTATTGTGTAACAGAAAACAGTTAGCTCCGATGTACATTTAACACATTTGTTAAGAAACAAACTAATTGTAACTCGCTTACGTGCTAAGCAACTTGTAACTCTGATGCAAGAATGGTACATTTTGTAGGTATGGTAATAAAATGGTCTTACTTGTTGGACGAAAAGATGGTTGCATTGCCAGCCTGGACATGGTCACTGGGAAGGTTTTATTCAAAACAGAAGCACACGGAGCCAAAGGTGTTATTGGATTGCTTTCGAATGTGCGACATGACCAGGTGGTTAGTGCTGGTCGaggtaatttatttatttaattattatttgaaaataaataaatataattataagtaaattatattattgaattaaattataaaattaaaataaattacatatataaatagatttgattaatatttaaaagatTAATTTTGGTATGGTCAAAAGATTCAGTCTGTTAAATGTTTGTAATGATACTGCAAGATATTTGTgatacagtagttatataTCACAGTGTCAGGTATATTTACTGTATAGGTTTGGTTTTCTGTCTTTCTGGTATTGAAGTAAAATGAATATATACTGTATCGTCAGGAATGCATTaggattgttttattttgtttacgaTGAATTTAATATCGACTGAgatattgttttttataatCTTTGCTATATTTCTCTGTTTTTTTATGGCATGTTCTTCAATACTTTGCAAAACCttacacaaaattttaagGTGGTATCGAAAATTTCAGATAACGTTGTAAAGGTGTGGAAAATGTTCCCTCACACCAATGATGCTCTTGGACTCCTGATGTCATTTTACTGTGCACACACACCTCTTCACATGATCATCTCAGGAACACGATTAGCAGTTGCATTTCAACAGGTTGCCACTGCCACTTACACGGTTGTCATGTATGACTTGCAAAGCAAAGGTTTGTGTTTTAATGAAGTTGCCGTTAAATAAAGTAATTTAGGTTTCAGATAAaatagtttaatttaaaaatatactaTTGTTTATATTACCTTTTATACCCACACATTGAATGCAGAAGTTGTAGGGATAGTTTAgtttatataaaatattaaatgaaaaacagggtaaagtttggcactctgaaagtaactttatatttttcgataTGAGCTTTCggaagcataagcttgcttcttcaggtgtactatGAAAACATGTAGTTCATATGTTATCATGATTAATATAATCTTTGtgtattttttgaaagttttcagAAAGTCATTACTCATTAGTCATTACTGTTCCATACTTTACATACAGAACGATATGACCACAGTCCAAATTATGACCACACCGATCAGCTAACTGGTCTTGCTTGCTGTCCACGGCTCAAGTTGTTTGCTTCGGCAAGCAGAGACggtacaataaaaatttggaatGATGTTAATGCCTTAGTGAGGTAAGATGTcttaacaatttaaaactCAATCATGGTACTTGTAAAACTTTGCGGTTCAAGTTGGTTTTGTGTGACATATCAAAGACTCATTTGGTTTTTGGAagaataacttttatttttttaatgaaaagttAACGCTGTTGCAATGTGTGTCTTAAGTAGGCCAGAATCATGAAATGTTGACCAGCTTTGTTGGTGAACCTTAATCATGACTGAAAtatcaatattttaaataGATTACTAAAAATTAATGAAGAACCCAAAAGCATCGCATTTTCTACCCAGCGTGGCGATTTGCTCATTGGTCTTGGTAGAAATGTTCACTTGATAGAACACACCAACTACCTTCCCAGAATGTTCCTCTTTAAAATGGTGTGTATGGAGTTCCCGACTTTGGTGAAAGAAGAAGCTCTTCCTCTAAAACAGGAAGTTCTGGCTACTTACGAAGATAATGTTGTTAGAAAAGTTACGGTGGCAAAATCTTCATATATGAAGTAAGAGCAATTACACCAACAAGAACAGAATCCTTATTGTACCTCAAATTTGATGATTTCTAAGTTCTCCGCGATTAATATTTGTAATCGTACATAGAAGCTTTAGTATTAACAAGATAACCAAACAACAAATACATAAATTGCATTGTAAGTAAAAGTCATGTGTTGAATTTTCATAATTCCAAACTCCCTAGTTTGTCAATTTTCATTACGTTTTTGTGTTCAATCTCCTGTGAGTGGGCGTGTGATAACTTTGTTTTGGTTGTTGACTGAAACCGAATggtttttctgtttcttttaGAATGGATTATGCTTGGGATCCAATGACCAATGAAGAACAGGAAAAGCTCTCAGAGGAAGAACAAGAACGAAGGAGAGAATTTGCTCTTCTCTCTGCTCGTGATGCCGAGCTTGAAAAAATCCGTGATGGtgttttaaaaccaaagcgaGCAAACAGGAAGCCAAGCAAGAGAGCAGAGTCTTTGGCGTTTAAGAAATACATGACACTGTTTTACAATAGGCCTAAAAAACTAAACGTAATTGAACTCATGCTTAGATAtaatttttgtacttttattatttacaaagcATTTTTGCCAATCAGCTGTGTAATTTGTAtccatttaaaaagtttgttatgGACATTGCATTCTGTGTTTGAAATATGCTCATTAATTATGGTGTGCttacataaaaaagttttaactgcaTTTCAAGATAGGTCTTTTGTTCCTTTACGAAGTCTCAAATTACCGTTGTAAATGATTTTGTTCAGATACCCGATGAAGATGATTTTGATCCTGACCCACCATTTGTTAGACATCCAAGTAAGAGCGACCAATAAGAATCGTTTTGTGTGCTATCAAGTtgtagttttaaatattttcaaaattatgctTCGGTTTTGTTACAATCCTCTGTTTATTTATCCTTTCAGAAGTGTTAATTTTTCTCCAATTGTGGCACCAGGTTGTAAAAGActtgattgtttgttttacagcACCTGAGGTTTGGCAAGATGAGATGAAAATTGGATTTTTCCCTCCGATCAAAGAAGCTAAACCAGTGAAAGATATTCTCGATGGTGGTGTGGAAAAAGAAAAGGTATTTTTTCAGAAAGTAAACCAGTGTGTCAACTGTGTAACATGTTTTGTGGATGATATGATTTTTTATCTACAAGGATCCCATCCAAGCAAACAATAATGTTTTGACTATGAGAAGGGTGACAGCGTAAATATTCATTTCCAGCATTGGACTGAATCCGGTCCCAATTATGATCCTGTTCAAAAGTACATTATCAATCCTTGCGGGTTTATACCGAACTCAATTCTCATAAAATTATTGTGGCCTCAAGACCAAGTGAAGAAGATAGCTGAAGAAACTTACAAGCCTCCAATGCTGTCTGAAGAACAAATGGAAATGCTGCAACAAATGAATACAAATCAAGTAAATGCTGTGTCATGCTAAATGCATATGAATAGTAATCTTATTTCATTGAttactaattaattattaataacaTATTTCTCATAATGAACTGAGTTATAATAAGAAATGTTAAGTTTATGGTTTACTATAAATATCAAGTCGTTGTCCTGTTTTAGCCAGACGATGAGAGAGATTTGGATAATCAAACACCGTTAGTATCTCAGGTATAGTGATGTCAGTATTATACTTAATTCTCAAGGCAGAATGATATGTTGTTATGTTAGATCTTTTAGTTGAAAAGGCTTTTGAGTACTGGACGGAGAACATTATGGTGATTAGAATCATTTAGTTTGATAGAAATGGATATTTTAGAATgctaaatatgttttaaacttGAATGGTTTTAAAGATATAAAAATCAAGGAAGTGCGCTTTAgtgattaaaataaatatacagTTCTCATCCATCGTAGTAAAAATTGATGATTGAGACAGTCTTTTTGGACAGGAGAGAAGTAGTTTTTAAGATCGATTTTCCGTAAATGTCATGTAATCATAGTGAAGTCTGTTTAAATCACAATGCTGCTCTTTCATATAGTTGTAATGAACACAGGGAATTATTTCTCCATCCCAAGAAGGCGATGATGATGCTTTGTTCTTAACGGGATCAGAATCATCTACATTTGAAGATGAGCAACGTGTTTTGGACTTTGGTGATGAAGGAGGAGCAATTGAACCatcatgtttgtttttttgtcatgATATATCTGAGTCGTTTAAACTAACTTTTAGAGGCAATAAGCGGTCTTCAACGAAATTTAAAAGTCTAGTTGATGTTAAATTTAGTAACTTCTGTTGAAGCCTTCATTCTTTACCAGAGTTTTGCTAGATAAGCTTTACGTCTCATAAAGATTCGCCTATGAAACATGGAGTGTTGAACTTAAGTACACATTGCAAAGTCTCTCTCTGCCCATTTATTTTAAGTAGATGCTTTTCAGGCGAACCGATTATTAAAAATCACTTTCGTTTTGCATTTATGGAACATTTCTTCTTAAAATTGCATCAGTGCTTCTTGCATCTTtgaattattataaatatgcAGCTGGCTTGAAAAAACAAACCACtcgaaagaaaaacaaagcgAAAGCGGTGGAGAAAAAGCCTTCAGCGTTGATGGAGAAGATGAGGAAAGCGATGGAGACTCCTCCACCTCCTCCTAAGGAGCCAACTCCACCTCCCACTCTTCCTCCACCAGAACGTAAGCTAAGATCATCaaagattttttaatgttattcCGATTGTCATGcgattttttattaataacgGTTATGATTGATAAACCTTACATACTACTAATATCAGTAGTTGGTTAAGTATACCAATTTATTAATCGTTATAATGCTATGGTGCATATAAATAGGGATAGGGCAAATATAATTTCAGTCCGAATATTCTATTTAACATTGGCATATTTCCAATATCCGGAGTTTTTCGAGTTTTACCCAATATTCGGCATCGTGCTTAGTGTTGTTATAT
The Clavelina lepadiformis chromosome 4, kaClaLepa1.1, whole genome shotgun sequence DNA segment above includes these coding regions:
- the LOC143451728 gene encoding uncharacterized protein LOC143451728 isoform X1, with amino-acid sequence MVDRAESRIGTADSSQPPSPIPPWQQKNSLRAKQLWDLLRRSVKLSTDLVKKADVLPSTVSHGVHHIRKINHDEEILDIAYNPTSEEFITVDQQFIRIFFDDGRRKDIIDLGESIRRLILCTQSNQYVTLTSLNEMKLFSSEFELLSAAKAQYKINCLMYNESTNEVVTAGPGNVVTWCFRYGNRYLIPHRVITEGLTCKDTFDKITLENTQSNSQRCYAVCGTGVAVFNLFHASLLIYKKDLHVRNITSILFFNPLKYIVTGSRDGSIKLWDEDFHIQLVFVGHHGPVSSLQLYPQGPYIMSTSHDASIRVWSLETRDEVDLIKMDDPVLGLGTIPHNCLLFSYSTYTVDLWTITHVHQIFTTIGSRVQKLKMSSYYKLVDRVVCQSEDGTIRLISPVDGTVITTVLPSSAKLAIPSIESSASRSTSTGSSKRHKHEEVSLIDAVYCLPFETVFAAFSNGNVVRASTIVNPAQIRSVWKFEKGEKPNCLCLYEYILNTPDLQKTWEDVKAGVNVRKKKGNKPEYGNKMVLLVGRKDGCIASLDMVTGKVLFKTEAHGAKGVIGLLSNVRHDQVVSAGRDNVVKVWKMFPHTNDALGLLMSFYCAHTPLHMIISGTRLAVAFQQVATATYTVVMYDLQSKERYDHSPNYDHTDQLTGLACCPRLKLFASASRDGTIKIWNDVNALVRLLKINEEPKSIAFSTQRGDLLIGLGRNVHLIEHTNYLPRMFLFKMVCMEFPTLVKEEALPLKQEVLATYEDNVVRKVTVAKSSYMKMDYAWDPMTNEEQEKLSEEEQERRREFALLSARDAELEKIRDGVLKPKRANRKPSKRAESLAFKKYMTLFYNRPKKLNIPDEDDFDPDPPFVRHPTPEVWQDEMKIGFFPPIKEAKPVKDILDGGVEKEKHWTESGPNYDPVQKYIINPCGFIPNSILIKLLWPQDQVKKIAEETYKPPMLSEEQMEMLQQMNTNQPDDERDLDNQTPLVSQGIISPSQEGDDDALFLTGSESSTFEDEQRVLDFGDEGGAIEPSSGLKKQTTRKKNKAKAVEKKPSALMEKMRKAMETPPPPPKEPTPPPTLPPPEQPKIKVPTRPTKPIVKFVSRPPPPKDPTPPPPTPPPPTPPPTPPPNYLTQFEGLPWYERHKDYIIQRLLKPYSALQFFNVLCDVMGISIDWDHRCGIVNALLLLWQQEGIAESRHVVASMGAILNASVPPTAKEPNQAQYLRVVLKLYQTVNGGSDDFVIELLTNFLEGDQHHRSYIRSILIEQGLQDPHQFLKKELESWEVWKMDETRALKPQMRDMVQRWFDDWKTRFKNHIDQTLEQLKRGDVRGKIRRPGLSKTAEGGKRVQFAIPDGSRTVAAMEVVNYFCEIMVEEELERVRLANLKPEPTKNTVLVLPKLEGKQAIVRLGEMHTARRVRERLELAVEYKLNPLLRPYPDLLAAFTNKLHLPANRVHMNPFPSEIDKYDEMSDMYQPILLTLKSAAHQKYFIPEKSYVHMA